The window agaacaaggcggttatgcagtgggaggtcccaaagtctccttctaagatcaagagtttcttgggattaatagggtattattggagatttattcaagatttctccaagattccatttcccctcactcgtctgacgaggaagtgCGTGGATGTCCTTTGGGTGCctaagcagcaggctgcatttgagacactgagacagaagTTGTGTGAGGCACTGGTGTTGACCCTCCCTGAGGGTGTTGAGGACTTTATGGTATTccgtgatgcatccatcaccagTCAAGGTGACCAGACCATTCAaacacttgaggacatgttgagggCATGTGTTATACattttggtggtagttgggaCTCTTACCTTCCCTTAActaagttttcttacaacaacagctaccactccAGTATCGGTGCGCCACCTTTCGAGATTTTTATGGAAGTGTCGTTCCCCCAATATGTTGGGAGATATTGGTCATAGAGTTTTGGGAAGGACTGAGGTAGTCCTTCTGACATTAGAGCTCATTCAGCAGATTAGATAGAGGTTGCAGACAGCTcggagtcgacagaagagttatgccaacaagcgtcgatctgagttggagtttcaggtcggtgacatggttttgctgaaggtatcaccctggaagggcgtaATACacttcaggaagtggggcaaattggggcccaaATATATCGGGGAATTTCGGGTGATTTCCAGGGACGAcaaggtagcatataggttgGATTTTCCCGAGGAGCTCAGTCAAATTCACAGCAACTTCCATGTTTCGCAACTACGAAAGTATGTGGCTGATGATTCAGCGGTtattcctttggatgatgttcaggttgatgatcgcctgaattacattgagatcGAAAGACGAAGGCCTTGCGCAACAAGGTGGTATCTTTAGtcaaggttcagtggcagcatcggaagggtcccgaatggacttgggaacccgaTTCAGAGATGTTGGGGCAGTACCCGAAGTTGTTTGCaacagtagacttcgaggacaaagtctagttcaagtggaggagaattgtaacattccagCAATGAGATATTTCCAAAATTAACTCTTAAGTATGAAGGTTTATCATTTTTAGCCCTTGTGTATGAGAAAGcttgcaaaatggcccatagttGCATTTTTGTAAATTCAGGCCAAGACTTAGTACAGTGAGCGTATGTTGTGTACGTTAGGCCTACATGTGTGGgtcttagtacgttgggcgtacaccgcGTACGCAGATCGTACGTGAAAgatcctcaaaccctaatttttagggtttggtccctatataagcatcattaacTCTTCATTTATCATTCCCTCTCCAGCCACCAACCCTCATTTCGTCATTTGCAACCCTAATATCTTGTATGTGTGTTCCTTTGAGCTCAAAAGTGTGTGTTTATGGTGCCTTTGAAGCAAGGTGAAGAAGAAGCATCATCTTGGAAGATCAAGACCTTCTAGATCCAGGAACACCTCACCTACAAGctccattttgaggtataaagttatgAAGTTGTAGATTCTATGCATAGATCTAAGTTAGTCATGATGTTTGTGTCCTTTTGGTACCATTAATTGGGTATTTTGAGTACGAGCTACTTCATTCAATTTAAGTTGACCTTTCAGTCATTTTGAGGTGtgtagaagcataaaaatgtagTCTTAATCATATCTTCCTTTCCATGAATGTGTTgtgaggtcttaatgggttaagtgctTGAGATTTTTCATGTTAAGCCCTTAttggccatgcaagaccataacgttggaaactttatggtcaaaTACGTTATTTGAGACTTGGATCTGACTTTGGACGTAAAGACTTggagtattaagctcttaatgagaaaAAGGGTTTACCATGTGCGTATGTGCGTACCAAGTGTTACACTGCGTGTACGCGGTCAAGGTTCCGATTCTAGGTCAaagggagtacgccccacgtacagatGAGTATACCCAGCGTACTTAGTTAGGTTGACTTGGTTGGGTTGACTCGGTTGAGTTGACTCAAATGATTTTGTTGACTTTCCGATTTTGaacaagggtattttaggaaattgatattaatttggaTTGGTAAATTTTTTGATTATTAGGAGTCAGATAGGGCCGGTTGGTCagatcggagattcattcagattGTTTTCAGACTGAGAGGTGATTTTTCCTCACATTACTTATGgttcaaaggcaccaaggtcggcctatTGGATTAGATATCCTGATTTGTTGTATGTTGTTATGCGGAGTTATGTGGTACTGGTTATGTGATTAGACTAGTAGATCTGTAAGACTATCTGTGTTATCTGTTATCGATTGATAATGTTATGCATTGATATGTTACGGTTTACTGGGTTGAGGTGGACCAGTGTATAgactgaaggccaacatacccaaggcgaTCCGGATGGACTGAAGGCCTACAAAGGCaaaccagtcaggccgaaggcctagAGAGTTGTCTAGATAGGCTATAGTCCCGGTGAAACGGTCCATTCATGTTGAAGGctatgtatgcatgttgttgtttgttatgtttacgtggtggtactttgggggaactcactaagctttggcttacaactTTAGTTTTGTTTTGGTTATGTAAACTCTTTTTGAGTAAATGGTTTGTTATTTAAAAGTTtgaatttgttgtgatttttgaaCGTTACAGAACCCTATTTGGAATCAGAACCGGTTTAGACTAATAATGaaaccaataactaaattggttaCACTATATCGGTTTCGGTTTTGATCGGTGTTAGTTTTTGTTTAATACCCGGTTGGAAACGGCACATGTTCTTATGCAGTTGGTACAACTAGTTAATGATTTGAATAATACTAATTCAACCAACAAAAATTAACCTAATATAAAGAAATAAGGTGTTTGAATTACAAACAGTAAATTCAATACTGAAACAACATAAAGTTAGCTTTGATACCCTATGTTTCGGACCCGTAATTCAATTGACATGTAACCGAATAAAGTGTTAAATAAAGTGTTTATATAGTCTAAAATAAAGTGAGAACATAAAACTATGTGTTGAAAACAAAATTATGACATTCTGACTACAAATGAATGACTTATGACAGTTTAATGTAAATGAAAGATTGAGTAGGTCCGAGCTCAAACTGAAACATTTCTCATATGGGATAGCTGAAAAACGGTTCAATGGCAACATAAAAGACGACTGGAGCTGCTAGGTACTAAAGATGTAATGCAAACTGTCCAAACAAATTCATAAGGATGTAATGTGAACAATCCAAAAATGTTCAATGTTAATATGTGGACAAAAAACCTTAAgggactaaatatgaacaaaaccaaACTATATTATCTACACCTAATGTGATGTAATGTGAACAGTCTAAAGAAGTTCAATAGTAATATGTGAACAAAAAAATAACTTCAATGACTAAACGTAAACACAACCTAAACTATGTTACCCTTCTAAGTCGTTATCCTTTGTTTCCCTTGTTTTAAATGCTCGAAAGtataaacaaaagaaaaatatttatcACAATAAAATAAtttgagaatatttaatttctcaatctattatatatatatatatatatatatatatatatatatatatatatatatatatatatatatatatatatataaaaaaagctAAATGTAGGGTGTCTAAagaaattacacgaatggtctatgatttggggtaatttgcacgtttgtaccctaatttattttttttaacttggcagttttttactgtttgtttttgtttcgcgtttggtctctatcttacctaaaaatactatttttccttgatttttttattatttaaataaacacaccttcAACCCCACTTTCACCTCACCTTATCTTATCTTACCTACCTcgccttatttaaataaattaaaaaatcaaagataaaatagtctttttagataagacaaGGACCAAGCGCGCAATAAAAACAAACTGTAGAGACTTTCCGAATTAAAAAATAAGTGAGaaaccaaacgtgcaaattacacCAAATCATAGGCACCATTCGTTTAATTTACTCTTTAAATAtctgtttaaaaaaattataattaaaaaaataaaaataaaaaaaaaaaaagtttaaatataCTACGAGACTTGAACCTTACCATTGGGGAAGAGGCAGTTTCCACACCAAGCTACAAACTTTTTGATAGTTATGTCTAAAACCATATATTAACATTTAAAAAATAGATATTTAATCATTTGAACACACAAATTGAATTCTGAAATTCTATATCGACTAATGTTGAACATTCTCCAATCAGAAGGTAGTAATGCTTCTATATACCAAACCTCTTCTAAATTCTCTACCAAATAATCATCGTCAGATCTTCTAGATCATCTCCTTTTGACCATTTTCACGAGTCATTTCATATAGCCACCGATCGTCTCGTTTCTCACTCTATTTCATAATCCAAAACTTCACAATCCCCATTAAATCCCAACAGAATTTTCAAAAATATGCCCATGGATCGATCCAGTTCATGGGGGAGTCAATCTCAGTCCGGATCGGAAGACAGCAGCAGAGGACGATCCAGCAACGCGGCGGTGCTATCAATCGAGTGTTTAAAAGGAACCTCCAGAGCCGAAGAATGGACCGGCGAGATGTTGGAGACCGGCGATATTGTGGAGGAGATTAAGATCGGAAACATCAGCATAACGGCGCCGTTTAAGAACGGGAAGAGCGGAGTACAGAAGATCCTTCATAACTCGTTTAAATCGAAGGAGACTTCAATCCGAGTTCGAATCAGACGCGGATCGGACGAGTTTGCTGAGTTGGTGGCGTGTATTGTTCCGAACAACGGTTCCACCGGCGGGAAGAAACAGTACATGTTGCGGTCGATTGATGATCCAAATTACACCGTTGGATTTGTTGATCGAACGGAAGCTGATTGTTTGGCTTTGCAAGGTTAGTCAACTTTCCAAATTCTTCATCTCGTTgacttttcattttctttattgTATCAATTTAATTATCCACCTAAAAACCCGTATTATTTAATGTTATACATGACAACGTTGTGTAATATAAAACTCACTAGATAAAAGTTACAAATTAACATTTACATGAATTTTAGACCTAAATAATGTAATTTAATTAAGTTTAAAAAGTTCAAGAATGCAATTAGAAAATCAATTTTTGAAACTTGTATATGTAAATAATTATGATTTTATTTATATTGTCCATATTGTAAATAGGATTCTGgtgattattttattttattttgtataaagTTAATGTTATAATAATAAAGTAAAAGTCAACAGCTTTTTAGGtagcatataattttttttattgtgaaAAACATATTCTCATTGGACTAAAGGGACTTTAGTCATCCTTTCACAATAGTCTTCATCAAGTCGGCTATAATAAAAGACAGATGGTTGAACTTGACATTCAAACATAAATGCTATCGTAACACCATCAGTATTAAATGGGTTAGctgttaaattttttttaattttgttgttattgttttatttatttttgtgtttttatgttctcaatgatattacaaaagtTATTTATTGACATGTAAATAGTAACATAATAATTACTTGTATTAACTTTATTTGGCGAATATCCACATATTATGCAGGGTAAAATTATTTGGTTAAAATTTGACAAGTACATATTgaaaataattatgttattaatACGAAGATGAAATAATAATTTCTTACAATAATTGGTTATGTAATTTGGAATGATTTTGAATtatgttataatattttattaaaatcatATCACTTAATAGCGCTACTCGTAGCTGATAtgtgaataaaaataaatataattatcgATTTAATGTTATGATTAACTAATttagaaattaattttttttgtaagGTCTGGtaatgtaatttataaaattatgttattttgAACTATTATTATTGTTACCGTTTATGATTCAATAATCATTTATTTGAAACAAATTCagttattataaaaaattacaTTTGGATATTTTTAGGTAATTTGGtcaatttaattttatatttataacatttaaatgttttaaaaaataatttttgattcACTTTTATGTTTATTTGATATTCTAATTTATATTTTGGATTTAACGTGATACTAAAATTAACATTTAAAGTATTTatattaataattcaaaaaatataCCATTAATATGATAATATttcacatttatatatatatatatatatatatatatatatatatatatatatatatatatatatatatatatatatagggaagggttatttggaaaacaaaaaaaccctaaaaatcataaaaatacataaaaaaatacttagagatcacaaaacttttttttgaaaatttttttgaaaaaaccgcagctttttatacaaaatcagtgaaaaaaaattgattttttattttttttttcagcgaattttaACAAAAACCTGCAAttgttgataaaaaaaattcaaaaaattgttttgttatctctaagtattttttttttcattttaaggatttttttagaatttttatgTTTTCCgtagaacctatatatatatatatatatatatatatatatatatatatatatatatatatatatatatatatatatatatatatatatatatatatatatatatatatatatatatatatataaaagaatgaaatatgaaaagtttgGGGGTTTTAAATATATGTGGTTaaagaaaaaatgtttcttttatagTATAGTatagatatagatagatataAATTCATGAAATGTAGTTTTAAGATTCTATAACAATTCTACCCACCTCTCCCATTGTTTTTAGCTTTTATCAAATTATATTtccattaactttttttttttgtatttaagataattatatcTATTAAATTGTGTATGTTTAGTGGATTCCGGTTTAACAAAGGGAATTGGAATCCTTAATTCCATTCAATGGCCTATTGTCAAATCAACGGAATTCAATTCTGAATATTCTTTTTCAAAATGTACATCAAAAAACCAACTACTTGGGAATTTTTAGAGAGTGTTTGATTTGGGAACTTTGGTATAATACAAAGGAATCGGAATCCCAAATTCCATTCAATGGCATGCAAAGTTGTCAAATCAAAGGAATTCAATTATGAATTTTCTTTCAAAGTCTTTTTCAAAAAACTAGTCATAAAATGTCAAAGCAATGGAATCGAGTCCCTTTCCATTCCCTTTCTTATAATTTTATTTAGATTACAATTCATTTACCTTAACATTTCTATAAACAAAATTGATATAGCTTCAAGAGGTTCAAGAATGGAGAGTGCATTAGCAGCAGCCCAACTCCACGATGGATACGTGGCATATCCATGGCAAAAGCAAATGCAAGAACTCCTCCCAATTCCCAATTCCAGCTGCTTCCTTTCCATTCTAttcctccctaaatcctccgattccGTTTCCCATCGTTACAACGACCTCGAAGACACACTTTCACGAGCAAACGCTTGGCACACCGCCTCTCAAGCTTCCGGTGTCCCAATCGTCTTCATGAACATCCAAACAGAGTCCCTCCTCACCAAGGTACACCAAAATCGtaataaaccctaaaattttgaatGAAATCACAGTTACCTGATTTTGAATTTCTGATAATTCCGACAGATTTCTGGAGAAACAGCTTCGTCTACTGTTAACACTGGATCGTTGTCGGATTTGGCAAATCTCGCAAACGTGAGTTTATACGGATTTGAAGATTATCACGGGGTTGATATCGGAGTTGTGAGAGGCGTTCGTCTTTGGTTTGCGCCAATTGGTGGAGAAGTTGCAgtcgaaatcaaaatcaaagacGGAGATACAAAGCTCGGATTCGCCATAGGTCGAACACAAGAGGTTCGAATTTCATAACTGAATTCATAACTTCGAACATATGATTATATTTCTGTGAATCGCTAACCTGCTTCGTCTCGATAGGGATTCATTCAAGTTACGTCTGTTCTTGGAGTCGAAGAAGACTCGCCGGCGACTCGTTCAGGTTTGAGTAGTTTGTACGCAGAGGCTAAAAAGGCGAGAAAGCTTCTTGTGGTTTCGAGGATATCGAATCAGAAAGTGCTTCCATGGATGGTTTCACCTGAAGGAGCGATTAGATGTTACGATACTGTTTCGATTAGCCAGAAGCTATCGTTGCATAGACACACGAAGGTGCCGATTTCACTTCATGTGTTTGCGTGGGATCAAGAGGTGGCGATGTTGGGAAACGCGAATCTCAGATCGCAAACTTATGCTCCGGTGGTGTCGCAGCTGCCGAAAGAAACTCAAACTGCACATTTAGCAACCGCAAATGCAAATCGAGGAAGAGAGAATGATGGATCGATGTTCGGAGTAGGTAGAGACACCGCCGGAGAAGAGTCGTTCCGATTCCATAATTTTTCAGTGCCAAACAACTGGGTGTAATAATGTAACTTTGCGAATTTACTGTATTTAACCATTGTAAATACTAAATACAATAGATTGAGTGAGTTTCATTTGTGCAAATTTACAACACCATAATTACATTTAAAAGATTATTCTACttattaattattatattatGACAAATTTACTAAATTATAGTTATATCACTCATATAAAtttgattatttttaataattcTCCTAGTATTTATGAACCTAGATTAATAATTATATCAGAAATTTAAGAATCGATATCATGGTTTTTATAAAGAACTTTTAACTTATCTGTCATTAACTCTAATTCGAGAGTTTCATTGTACCCAAAACAAAATTAGTTCATTCACTATCTTTCAAACAAAATCATTTGATCATTCAAATCAATTTCTAATGGATTTGCCCATTTCTTGAATTGAAGACCGGACGCAAAACTAATTCTTGAACTGTGAACAAAAATACCATTACGTTCAGAATAACTGGAGAAAAGCGGAAACATTGATTTTCATTCAGATCTGATTGATAAACATAGATATTCCCAACATCAATTACTACACATTAACCGAAATACGAGAAACATATAAACCTAAAAATCATCAAAGAGCTACCACGATTTCACGAGACGTGAAACACCAATGCGAGAAAAACACAATTGCTGCATTTAAGCCCTCTCGCCACGGATTCTGCGAGCGAGTTGCATGTCCTTAGGCATGATTGTGACTCTCTTGGCGTGAATTGCGCAAAGGTTGGTGTCTTCAAAGAGTCCAACCAAGTAAGCTTCAGATGCCTCCTGAAGAGCAGCGACGGCGGAGCTCTGGAATCGGAGATCGGTTTTGAAGTCCTGTGCGATTTCCCTCACAAGTCTCTGGAATGGAAGCTTCCTGATCAAAAGCTCAGTGCTTTTCTGGTACTTCCTGATTTCTCTCAGTGCGACGGTTCCTGGCCTGAATCTGTGGGGCTTCTTCACTCCTCCGGTTGCCGGAGCAGACTTCCTTGCCGCCTTGGTGGCCAACTGCTTCCTTGGAGCCTTTCCTCCGGTGGACTTCCTGGCGGTTTGCTTGGTACGTGCCATTTGATTCGAATTGGGGATTGAGAAAGAAGTATAAAATGCTAAGATTGGATGATTGTTTGGATGGATTTGAAAGCATCGTTTGAAGGGTTATTTATAGTAGAAGGCTTCAGATGAGCGggatgttttgaaaatttcagaCTCGGGTGCTCAATTTTGAGGATGAGGATCGGCCGTTGGATTAGGCGCTAATCGGACGGTTCTTAATCATAAAAAGCCGCGGATAGGGATCCACTCTTTGTGTTTTCAACCAATGATATAGCAGCATTGAGTAGAGCATATTTGCAGTTTGGATCCCTCTACAATTTTATTAGTTCAAAGAAATCAaggttttgaagtttttaaaagtttagttgtgttttttgtttatacttttgcaCTTTCTTAAACCGTTTTTCTATTTAGTTTTTGATTCACAAGTTTTCAAACTAGtttttctgtatatgtattttatatctacgaaaatgttggggtaaaacatgggtaaatgtattagttgttgtgtgataaaatgaaataatgagaggtctcgttatagatgttattgatgatccagtcatctagcggagtatagatgacgaccacggactattctagacaatccagtggaacactagcaggctcgcaacctgtaggtgtttatttgaactgtgtgctcaccaggtgtactccatcccccacatggttgccttaaggacatttattgctgaggaatccccttagcagtagtgtccatcccgatgatagtccttagactaggtcccttgtgttagctgttttagggacgtaaagtgaggataacgggaacgggtaattgggtttgtttggtttgataaagctaatgaacttatttattgtgggttgaaaaccctatgtgctcaccaggctcccaagcctgacccactcagtttcttgtattacaggtagtggtgcatgagcatagatgtgatgtcttgggatgagagattaagggattttaggcTTGTAAATACATAATagtgtagtaaggcctatgatgtattgtttatgcttatgatctgtatcgaacatgacatcccgagtctttttaatgaaatacatttctacggaaatgtttttgataaatctttatcatattttgttttgggacaaattccgcacacTTTTATTTAAgttgttactctgatttttaaacaaaacataaacaaaattggtcttttctggccgtgaaattggggatgtcacaaattcttTCCTTATCTGTTACCAGGATTGATTATGGAAGCTCCTAAAAATCATCCACCTATAGGTAGTTTCAAAATGTTCATATTACTCAACTATTTAACAACTAACATTTAATCAATGTGCCTccgaattaattctaattaatcccaaattaattctaaGTAATTTCGATA of the Lactuca sativa cultivar Salinas chromosome 6, Lsat_Salinas_v11, whole genome shotgun sequence genome contains:
- the LOC111890174 gene encoding histone H3.2, with the protein product MARTKQTARKSTGGKAPRKQLATKAARKSAPATGGVKKPHRFRPGTVALREIRKYQKSTELLIRKLPFQRLVREIAQDFKTDLRFQSSAVAALQEASEAYLVGLFEDTNLCAIHAKRVTIMPKDMQLARRIRGERA
- the LOC111890172 gene encoding uncharacterized protein LOC111890172, encoding MPMDRSSSWGSQSQSGSEDSSRGRSSNAAVLSIECLKGTSRAEEWTGEMLETGDIVEEIKIGNISITAPFKNGKSGVQKILHNSFKSKETSIRVRIRRGSDEFAELVACIVPNNGSTGGKKQYMLRSIDDPNYTVGFVDRTEADCLALQASRGSRMESALAAAQLHDGYVAYPWQKQMQELLPIPNSSCFLSILFLPKSSDSVSHRYNDLEDTLSRANAWHTASQASGVPIVFMNIQTESLLTKISGETASSTVNTGSLSDLANLANVSLYGFEDYHGVDIGVVRGVRLWFAPIGGEVAVEIKIKDGDTKLGFAIGRTQEGFIQVTSVLGVEEDSPATRSGLSSLYAEAKKARKLLVVSRISNQKVLPWMVSPEGAIRCYDTVSISQKLSLHRHTKVPISLHVFAWDQEVAMLGNANLRSQTYAPVVSQLPKETQTAHLATANANRGRENDGSMFGVGRDTAGEESFRFHNFSVPNNWV